In Besnoitia besnoiti strain Bb-Ger1 chromosome I, whole genome shotgun sequence, the genomic window CTTTTTCctgcagaagagaaggcaAAGAGGAGGAGCCTCTCCAGCACCTTCAGGGAAGAGTGCACTACTGTCTCTGAGGAAgacgtcctcttcgctggcgaGGGACGCGACGACTGCCTCGAGACGCCCGAACGAGAGGAGGCTCTCCCATTtgagcagagagacgaaaaCAAAGAGAATAACTGTCAAGATGGAGAGAACAACTGTCAAAGTAACTACCAAGACAACTGTCAAAGCGGCTCAGGTCTCGCCGCTCCACCGGACTCGCCGACGCTCTCTGGCGCCCAGCCGGTAGGCATCCCGGAGCttgcgaagccgcagaagcaAACACGGCTCTCTAACTTTTTCTCATTCGTGGTCAAGCCTGCTGCGCCCACCCAGCCAAGTGCGGGTGGCGCGaaagcggagaaggagaaaccTGGAAGCTCTCAGGAGAAACGCACCAAGAAGATAGACGCTAGCAAAGCCGCGCAGAACAAACTCCCCTTCATCGCCGAGCAGGCAGCCAGGAGAGAAGCTGTTGAGGCATcgacgccgccctccacTTCGTCCGTTCCCTGTGcttccgcgccgtccgctctcgttcttctgcctctctgtgcttctcacacgcctgcagcggaaTCTTTTGTatctccctcgtcttcgttcgtctccgcggaggcctgcgcggcggcggacgccggcgggaagacagggagaggcgacgcagcttTGCGCTCGGATGAGGTTTCTGAGGGTCAGCCATCCAGTTGTGTGGGCAGCGCCGAAGCTcaagagacagacacgctAGAGGTgtcagctgcagaggcgacagacgaagcggagcgacccgctgcgagagaagagcgcggcTCACGGGGCGAACTCGAAGGGACTGCGGTAGGGGCTGAGCTGCCCaccgagcgaggagagagaagagaggagagaacgcAGCTCGAGGCGACGCAACACACACGCGGTCGAGAGGGGGCGGACGACTGTGGCGCAGAGGGCTACGAACAGACTCCACCGAGTCTTTCTGCGGAACGGGCTGCGTCAGATCCGGACGAGGCCCTCATGCacgcttcgcctgcgaggcgcacgTCGCTTCGGCTAGCGGCTTCCGCGGTGCCTGCGTCTCCATCCACGGCGCCCGTGTCTCCCACTCCTCCCTGTGCTGCTTCagcctcgccggcctcgccgtcttcgctgtcttcgtctcggtgtctctcttcctctccttcggACTCCGagcgagcggccgccgcttctcAGCCGGCGTCCCTGTTGCCggcgctggacgcggcggccgctgaagacgcgcgggcgaTTGCGTTAGAGGAGGTGGAAGGTGAGGATGCCTGCGGACGAGAGcccggcgagaaggagaacgaTGACGACTGCATTCTCGAGCGCGAGGACACAGACAAGACTCGGGGgcgaggctctgcggcgcttcgtGAGGCGTGGAGCGCGATCTTCAGAAGGTCTTCCAAGCAGGGAGACGGGGAAGCCCGAGACAATCTGACGTCTCCCTCGGAGGAGCCCAAGCGGAGGcagtcttcgtctgccgtAAAGCGAGAGACAGGAAGGGAAAGACTTCACTCACGTgagaaagagggagaggcaatcgcgccttctgcgcccgtggaggcggaggctgaggccaAGCAAGAGCTGGAAAACAAGCCGACGCCTCGGGTTgagcgtggcggccgcggaggcaggagagcgcgcggtcgccggtCGACTGACGCGCTGGGGATTCTTCCTGTCCC contains:
- a CDS encoding hypothetical protein (encoded by transcript BESB_001370); protein product: MDVVHSENLFPAEEKAKRRSLSSTFREECTTVSEEDVLFAGEGRDDCLETPEREEALPFEQRDENKENNCQDGENNCQSNYQDNCQSGSGLAAPPDSPTLSGAQPVGIPELAKPQKQTRLSNFFSFVVKPAAPTQPSAGGAKAEKEKPGSSQEKRTKKIDASKAAQNKLPFIAEQAARREAVEASTPPSTSSVPCASAPSALVLLPLCASHTPAAESFVSPSSSFVSAEACAAADAGGKTGRGDAALRSDEVSEGQPSSCVGSAEAQETDTLEVSAAEATDEAERPAAREERGSRGELEGTAVGAELPTERGERREERTQLEATQHTRGREGADDCGAEGYEQTPPSLSAERAASDPDEALMHASPARRTSLRLAASAVPASPSTAPVSPTPPCAASASPASPSSLSSSRCLSSSPSDSERAAAASQPASLLPALDAAAAEDARAIALEEVEGEDACGREPGEKENDDDCILEREDTDKTRGRGSAALREAWSAIFRRSSKQGDGEARDNLTSPSEEPKRRQSSSAVKRETGRERLHSREKEGEAIAPSAPVEAEAEAKQELENKPTPRVERGGRGGRRARGRRSTDALGILPVPAQRKGEERGNTPVEDSERREEPVEEAGRRRSKRVLECQQRRPLSDAEPVAVSVSESEEEERKAGNSEAEEAEDEAKQKRRCSARSLLPGAFPSTTSGVRGKRGRPKKRARVEAVPKQKDEKWDFFASKEERRQRQEEEARKRRQQEAERKKQEEEERRQREAFEAMMQRRRVILQEQQMQREREDEQRVRLLVERNAAWLASLKAFEEADALDERPQHRFPDIAAPKSLETHGVQADVRASRLEEDLLRQKSAARRVERSDAEGGEAEVAPRGTERKRRRCVAFSDEEADERVEPVVATGEAPRNEEEEEAAQRSADGRREGTAASREAPSVAAAAAQGKRFSPSSLRAAHAPPPQLAACGWAEVREKFLQLCGLAGFRARDATFFVADGPFTFYTRKGILNLLQKAGEVLYACERSTTLRWR